A region of the Stieleria neptunia genome:
CGATGTTCAACACATCGGCAGCACCGCGATCGGCGGGATGATCGCCCGCCCGGTGCTGGATGTGGTCGCGGCGGTCCGCGACGACGATGATTCCCAACAAGCGATCGCCGAATCATCGGACATGATCGAGGGGCTGAATTTTCGACGCGTCACGACACCGATGTGGGCCGCCGAAGCGATCGTGCTTTGCAAGCCGCGGAGCGGAGATCCGACCCATCGCGTCTTTCTGACCTATTTGGATAGCCCGTTCTACCGCAGTTCGATTGCGGTCCGCGATGCCCTGCGTTCCGATCGCGAGCTTTCGCTGAGGTTCGAGGAAACCAAGGTCACCCGCTGGCGTCAGGGAGCCGGAGAGCCACAGAAGTACGCCGACGACAAGTCCGTTTTCTTTGCCCATCTGATCGAACACCACGGGGGCTGAATTCCGTTACCCGCGCAAGAACACCGGTGCGGATTCGGTCGACGATTCGGAGTCGTAGCGATAACCGTCTTCGGCAAACTTCACCAGCTTGGCGGGCGTTTTGACTTTGTTTCGAATCACCCACGACGCCATCGTCCCCCGCGCCTTTTTGGCAAAGTAGCTGATCACACGATACTTGCCGTTGCTCTGATCCTTGAACACCGGCGCAATGATTTCCGCCTGGACGCTTTTCTTTTGGATGCTGCGGAAGTATTCGTTCGATGCCAGATTCAACAGGTATCGCGAGTGAGACGCGGCCAGTTGCTCGTTGATCGATTGCGTGATCCGTGTCCCCCAAAACACGTACAGGTCCTTGCCACGACGTGTTTTCAGTGCCGTGCCCATCTCCAATCGGTACGCCAGCATGGCATCCAATGGCCGCAGCACACCGTAGAGTCCCGAGAGGATCCGCAGATGATCCTGGGCATATTGCAATTGTTTTTCCGTCAGCCGGTCTGCCTGCAGCCCCAGATAGACGTCTCCCTTGAACGCCAGGACTGCCGGCCGAGACGCTGCTTCGGGCATCGGGAGCTGCCAGTCCTGATAGCGCCCGTGATTCAGTTCGGCCAAATTGTCGCTGACCCCCATCAGCGTCTGGATCTGCTTGGGCGTCTTCTTTTTCAACAGCTCGACCAGCTTCTCGCTCTCGGCGATCCACTCGGGAGTCGTCCGCGCCGGGACCTTCGGTTGGGATTCATAGTCCAGTGTTTTGGCCGGTGAGAGAACGATCAGCATGATGTCGATGGGAAGTGGTGTGGAGGGGAATTCACGCGGTGGCGGTCGACTGCGGTGGTAGACGGAGGATTGTAGAACGAGTAAAAGCCTTGCCAATCACCGAAGCGCTTTTCGTCTCACCCGTCCATGGACACGCCGTGCAAGAACTCAACGAATCCATCTACGATCACCCGAAGTATTACGATCTGGTCTTCGGAGCCGATTGTGCCGCGGAAACCAAGTTCATTCTCGGATGTGCGGCGCAGTATTCGAGCCGACCGGCGAAACGATTTTTCGAGCCGGCGTGCGGGACCGGGCGTTTGCTGTACTCCCTCGCCCGCCGGGGTCACGACGTCGATGGGTTGGACTTGAACCCCAAGGCGATCGAATTCTGCAACGCCAGGTTTGAGCGTCACGGGATGCCGCATCGCGCCTTCGTGGCGGACATGTCGGATTTTAAGCTGCGAAAAAAAGCGGACGTCGCCTTCAACACCATCAACAGCTTTCGCCACCTGTCCAGCGAAGCGGCCGCCCGCGGGCACTTCGAGTCGATGGCCGATGCCGTCCGCGTCGGGGGACTGTATCTGCTGGGCGTGCACCTGACGCCGACCCAAGCGATCCCGAGCGAGGGGGAATCGTGGTCGGCGCGGCGCGGTCATCTGACGGTCAACACGCACATGTGGACCAATGCACGCGACCCCAAACGCCGCGTCGAACGGTTCGGCATTCGGTTTGACATCCACCGGCCATCAGGATCGGTACGGATCGTCGATGAACTGGTGCTGCGCAGTTACACGATGCGTCAGATGAAGGCGTTGATCGATCACAGCGGTTTGTGGGAGATCGTCGAAACGTTCGACTTTGGCTACGACCTGTCGGATCCGATCACCGTCGATGCGACGAGCGAAGATGTGGTTTATGTGCTGCGTCGCCGCCGCGCTCCGACGACAGGATGACAACGCGTTTCCGCCCGGATTCAAGGACTCAAAGCGCAAACAAACGACCTCGTTAGCGGAACGGCGCAAGCGGGCTGTCGATTTTGTGAGCCGCGACGCGTAAGCGGCCGGGCACTGCGACGCTGCCCGAGGCCTTACGGCCAGCGGCTCACCATGGACTCAGCAGATCCCGACTCAATCGACAGCCCGCGAGCCGCCCGGTGCCAGCTTGCCCCCTTGAAAGACCGGAGGGCTCGCGCCCTGCCGCTAAAAAGCGACGAGTCCTAATCCGATGCGGAACCGATCTCAAAGACGACTTTGAACGAGTTCGGATTGACGGCCGACGCGAACGCGGGATTGACTTGGTCCAGCGAATAGCGATCGGTAATCAATCCGTCCACATCGACTTGGCCACCGGCCAGCGCGTCGAGCGCCGTGGCGAACGGACCGCATCGTGAACCGACGACGCTGATTTCGTCGATCACGATCGAGGCGAGAGACAGTTCATGCCGATCGGCGACCGTCGTCTTGAGCACCACCGTCCCACGCGGCCGAACCAGGTGAATGGCCATCGGCAATCCGGTCGTCGATCCGGTGCAATCGACCACCACGTCGAATTTGTGATGCGGAAGCTCAACCGGATCCGTCGACGGGATCTGGACGACTTCGTATCCGCGATGTCCGAAACGCAGCAGTTTGACGCCATGTTTTCCGAACACGGTGATTCGGTCGGTAACCGATGAAAGCACTTGGGCCGACAGATAGCCCAATCGGCCGTCGCCCAGAATCGCGATTCGGTCGGTGGATTCGATCGCAACCTGTTGCAAGATTTCAAAAGCGGCGGCGAGCGGTTCGGTGAACAGCGCCTGGTCGTCGGTGACGCCTTCGGGAACGACGTGCAAGTTATGCTCGGGAATCGCGACGGATTGGGCGAACGCCCCGTCGTGCCGATCGATTCCGATCACCGTCCGATGGGGACAATGTGTCGGTCGACCGGCCTGACAGGTCGGACAGACGCGGCAATTGCAATTGATCTCGCCGACCACGCGACGCCCCGCATGGGTTCCCGCTTGGGCGATGCCGACAAATTCATGCCCCAAAATCCCGCGAAACCCCATGTATCCCTGGGCGAGTTGCAAATCGGTTTCGCAAATCCCGGCTTGGAGAACCTGCACCAGCACTTCGCCTTCGGCCGGCGTCGGTTCGGCGTGCGACGCCTGGTAGTGAAGGCCGTCGGATTCGAGGGTGATGGCTCTCATGGGAAATTACCCGCGTCCGCCTTCGCAGCAGGTTTCACAAATCGAATGGCAACGTGAACACTGCAGTTTACCGCGTATTTCGATCAGCGTTTTGCCGCGACAGACCGGGCAAACGCCATGTCCGGCGGCTCCGCAGGTGACGTCGTCCGAACTTGACGACGATCCGTTTCTGGCGGCTAATGGGGTGGTGTTCTGAGCATCCATCAATCCAACATCCTTCACGCATTTGATCGGTTGAACGAAACAGCTACCGCAGTCTATCCGCAACGGTGGAGAGCGTTCAACGGTGACCGGAAAATCAGAACACACGACGCGTCGAAAACGAACGAAGATCCGAACCTGCAGAACGAATCCCGCAGAACAACCAAGTCTGCGACGAGCGAGGAGCTTGAAATGACCAACGAAAGTGATTCATCCGAATCGGAAAACATTGCGTCTGTTGTCGAGGCTTCGCCATCGGACGCACCTGTCGCGACGACGCGGTCGAGCCTGCGTTGGTGGCCGGCTGTCGTTTTGCTTGCCGCGATGTTCGCCCTGCGAATGGTTCCGTGGTTGATGGAATCACCCAGCTTACCCGTGATGATGCTTGCGTTCATGGGGCCTGCAGGATTGGGAATCGCACTGATCTTCTGGTGGTGTTTCGCAAGCCGAGCACCGCTGCGGGAAAAAGCGATCGGTTCCGCCGCAGTGGTCTTGATCGCGGTGGTTTCGATCGCCCTGCTTCATTTTTCGCTTCGGGGTATGTTTGCCATCGTGCTGGTGATTCCGACGGGGCTAGCCGCGTTCGCGATCGGATTGGTGGTCTGGTCGGGCAAGCCGCCATTGCGTGTACCGATCGCGTTGGCACTCGCGATGGTCACGTTCGGGTACTGGAATTTGCTACAAAACGAGGGCACCAACGGTTCGTTCCAGCCACAATTGCTATGGCGTTGGCAGCCGACGGCCGAACAGCGTTACCTGGAGGAACTCGCCGAGCGTCAACCAAGCGAACCACTGATCTCCGATTCGACCCCGGTGAGCTTGGCGTCCGCACCATGGCCAGCTTTTCGCGGTTCCGATCGAAGCGGAGTGATTCGAGGTGTCACACTTCAGTCGGATTGGGACAGCGCACCGCCGACGCAGATCTGGAAGCAAAGAATTGGTCCGGGATGGTCCTCGTTCAGTGTGGCCGCAAACAGGCTGTACACCCAGGAGCAACGGGGCGACATGGAAGCGGTCATCTGCCTGGACGCAGACACGGGAACGATGATTTGGGACTTCACCTATCCGAGCCGCTTTTGGGAAGCGATCGCGGGAGCCGGTCCGCGGGCCACACCGACGATTGCCGACGAGGGGATTTTTGCGCTCGGTGCCGACGGAATCTTACTGCGTCTCGATGCGGTCAACGGGAAAGAAATTTGGCGGCGAGACCTGAAACAGGACGCCGATCGAAAACCTCCGACCTGGGGTTTTTCCGCGTCGCCACTGGTGACCGATTCGCTGGTGATCGTGCATGCCGGTGGCGCTGGCGACAAAGGACTGTTTGCCTATGACGTCGAATCGGGCGAGATCGTTTGGTCGGTTCCCTCGGGAAATCACAGTTACAGCTCGGCACAGTTGGCGACATTTGATGACCGACGCGGCGTATTGATGCTCAGTAACGATGGGCTGCAGTTTGTCAGCGTGTCCGACGGCCAGACGATCTGGCAACATGAGTGGAAACTGGAGAACTATCGCGCCCTGCAACCGCTTGTCGTCGGGCCGACGGTCTACTTTACGACCAGCACCCAAGAAGGTACACGGCGACTGACCGCCGCGCGCGGCGACAACGGTGCCTGGGAAATTGCCGACGATTGGACCACGCGGGACATGAAATCCGACTACAACGACTACGTGTACTACGACGGCAATCTCTATGGATTTGACGGCGGCGTCTTTGCGTGCGTGGACGGCCAGACGGGAAAGCGGCACTGGAAGCGTGGGCGTTACGGCAACGGCCAGTGTCTCCTACTCGACGACTCGGGACAGTTGCTCATCGCTACCGAACGTGGCGAAGTGGTTCTTGTTGACGCCTCGCCCGAAAAACTCGACGAAACGGCCAAGTTCCAAGCGATCGAAGGGAAAACGTGGAATCATCCCGTACTGATCGGAAGCCGCTTGTACATTCGCAACGCCCAGGAAGCTGCATGTTATCAGCTTGCCGTCGTGGCTGGGAACGCGGAAGAAATTCTCGCCACCGAAGACCAGTGACGGCCGGCCGTTGCCGCGTCTTAGCCTAGCATCGAGTCCAACCCTTCATCAACGCCCGATCGAGCACTGCGATAGGCCGAAAGCATCGCAATCGGATCGATGAACCGCCACGCCGGTAAACTGGAGGCGAACACCGTCATCAACGCCCCGCCACGGAGCGCCCAAAACACGTATCCGATCGAAAACACACTCATCCCCGCGCCCGCAGCCCCGACCATGACCATCGTCGGCGAGTCGTCTTCCTGCTCCTGAGGGTCATCCCACTGTGTCCAGACGATCGCTTGCTGCAAGTCCCGACGCAGTAATCGTTCAAGCTGCTGCATTTCCGGGGAATGACTGAGGGCCGAACTGGATGCCTCGCTCGAGACCGCATAGACACCATAGAGTTGTCGTTCGGCACGCAAAACCTCTTCCGGCAACCCCTCGTTGCCCGGCGGGCCGGCCCCACCGGACGCCCCATCGAGGTTGCCGTCCGATTTGATGCCTGAACCATGCAGCCCGGAAGCCGGTGCGATGCCGGGGCCTTCGCTGGATGTGATGGTCGCCTCGGAGGGATCGTTCGATGCTTCGAATTCTAAATCGGCCTCCGATGGCGTGTCCGCTTGCGATTCGGTCGCGCCCTGCGACTCGGGTTCGTCAGAATCTGGATCCGATGACGGGTCGCTCGTCGACGTCGCCTCGGCCGCGCTGATCGCCAGGCCGGCAAGCGGCACGTCCAGGACCACCTCGGCGAGGTTGCTCGAAAGCGCCCCGTCGGTCACCCGGTAGAAGAACGAGTCTTGGCCGAAGAAACTCGCGTTCGGCGTGTAGGTAAAATTGCCGCCTGGATCCAAGCTGAAGGTGCCGTTGGCCGGCGCGGCGACCAACACGATCGCGAGCGCATCGCCGTCAACGTCGGTGTCGTTGAAGATCACGCCCGCCACTGAGACCGTCAACGTTTCACCGATGCTCACCGTGAACGCTTCGCCGGTCGCCACGGGGGCTTCATTGACATCGCTGACATTGATCGAGCTTACCATCGTTGTCGTCGAACCGTCACTGCTGGTTCCACGCACCGTAATGGATTCCACGGCCGATGATTCGTGATCGAGCGCGGCGGCAACCTGAACCACCCCCGTCGCGGAATCGATCGAGAACTTCCCGCCGGCATCGTCATCGAGCGAATATGTGACGCTGGCGCCGGCGTCGGCATCGCTGGCCAGCGCGGTGATGCCGACAATGGTTCCAGACGCCGCATCTTCGGCGACGGTGTTGGCGGACGGATCAGAATCGACCAGCGCGGAAATCGCGTTGTCGTTGACGGGGGTCACCGTGATGACGAAGGTCCCGACGACGACCGTCGCACCGTCTTCACCGCCATCGGCAAGCGTAAACCCAAAGCTGTCACCGATGGTCTCGCTGTCGTCATGGCTGTACGTGACGTCTCCGTTATCCAGATCCGTCTGGGTAAAGCTATCACCGAGCGAGAGCGTCCCGAATCCCGCCAACGTCAGCGTCCCGTTGTCGACGTCGTCCGTGACGGTGTACGTCAATCCTGTGGAAGTGTCATCAGGATCACTGCCGGCGAGCATCCCCGAATTAATCGCGGTTCCCGTCGATCCTTCGGCAACCGTCATCCCTGTGTTGCTCACCAGGTTCGGCGAGTCATTGACTCCGGTGATGTCGACGTTGACCGTGCCGATCGTTTGGTCCGTCCCGCCACCGGACCCGGTGTTGCCGCCGTCGTTGATGACGACCTGGATCGTGTCGGCATCATTGCCGAAGGTATGCGGTGTGCCGTGCAGGTACTGGACGTTCGCCGGAGTATCTAAGAACGTGTTCAAATCGGCAAGCGTGCCGGTCAGGGTCAGTGTTCCCGTGCCGCTGCCGCCCACGGTGACTCCGCCACCGGTCGAAGCCGTCAGGCCTCCGCCGGTCGAAGTCGACAGCGTGACCGTCAGGTTGCCGCCGTTTTCATCGAGGTCACTCAGGTTCAGCGCCGACAGATCCACGTTGCTGCTAACGTCTTCGGTCACCGCGATGTCGCTCGGCAGGCCGGCGCCCGTCGGATCATCATTGGTTGCGGCGATCGAGATGTCACGGGTTTGTGTGTTCGAATTCACATCACCGTCGTTGACGCTGAACGAGACCGTACGTGTCGCCGTGGACGGATTGTCGCTCGTGTTGGTGTACGTGATACTCCGCAGCGCCGCTTCGTACTGAGCGAGAGTCGCGGTGCCCGTTAAAGTCAGCGTGCCGCTGCCGGCATTCCAAACCCCGCTGATCCCGTTCTGATCCACGAAGGTCAAGACATCCTGTCCGTTGGCGTAGTTGCCAGTGATTTGGACCACGGCCGATTCCAGGTTCGTGTCATCGACGTCGCTGAGGGCCAATGTGGAGGTGATCGCCACCGCGCCGTCATTTTCGGTGTAGGCCAGTGTGCTGCCTTCGATCGCTGCTTCCACCGGCGCGTCGTTGACGTTGCTGATCGTCCAGTTCAACGTGCTGCTGGTCGTCGTTCCTGCGCCGTCGTCGACGGTGAAATCAAAACTGTCCGATGAAGTTTGGCTGCCATCGTGGTCGTAGGTGATCAACCCCGCATCGATGTCGGCTTGGGTGAAGGTGTCGCTGACGTTCAACGCTGAACCAAGACGGTACAACGTCCCGTTGGTCGGCACCGCATCGACGGTGTAAACCAACTGCGTGTCGGTGTTGTCCACATCGGTGGTCTCCAACATTGCCGTGGTCACGTTGTTGCCGACGGAGCCTTCCGGAACCGTGTCGCCGGTGTTGGTCGCGAGCACCTGTTCGTCGTTGACCGCGGTGATGTCAACGTTGACCGTGCCGATCGTCTGATCCGTTCCGCCACCGGACCCGGTGTTGCCGCCGTCGTTGATGACGACCTGGATCGTGTCGGCATCATTGCCGAAGGTATGCGGTGTGCCGTGCTGGTACTGGACGTTCGCCGGGGTATCGAGGAACGTGTTCAAATCGGCAAGCGTGCCGGTCAGGGTCAGTGCACCCGTGCCAGATCCGCCGACCGTCACTCCGCCGCCGGTCGAAGCCGACAAGTCTCCGCCGGTCGAAGTCGACAGCGTGACCGTCAGGTTGCCGCCGTTTTCATCCAGGTCACTCAGGTTCAGCGCCGACAGGTCAACGTTGCTGCTGACGTCTTCGGTCACCGTGATGTCACTCGGCAGTCCGGCACCCGTCGGATCATCGTTGGTTGCCGCGATCGAGATGTCACGGGTCTGTGTGTTCGAATCCACGTCTCCGTCGTTGACCGTGAAGGCCACCGTACGCGTCGCCGTGGATGGATTGTCGCTGCTGTTGGTGTACGTGATGCTCCGCAGTGCCGTTTGATACTCGGCGATCGTTGCGGTTCCCGTCAAAGTCAACGTGCCGCTGCCGGCGTTCCAAACCCCGCTGATGCCGTTTTGGTCCACGAAGGTCAGCACATCCTGTCCGTTGGCATAATTGCCGGTGATCTGCACCACCGCTGATTCCAGGTTCGTGTCGTCGACGTCGCTTAAGGCCAGCGTTGACGTGATCGCCACCGCGCCATCGTTTTCGGTATAGGCCAACGTCGTGCCTTCGATCGAGGCTTCCACCGGAGCGTCGTTGACGGGGCCGACCGTCCAGTTGAACGTACTGCTGGTCGTCGTCCCCGCACCGTCGTCGACCGTGAAGTCAAAACTGTCGCTCGTCGTGCCGCTGCCATCATGATCGTACGTGATCAGCCCCGCATCGATATCGGCCTGGGTGAACGTGTCACTGACATTCAGCACGACGCCGCTTCGGTACAGCGTGCCGTTGGACGGCAAAACA
Encoded here:
- a CDS encoding GrpB family protein → MTDTVRLMHYDPRWRQEFEQTRSGILHSCLGWVIDVQHIGSTAIGGMIARPVLDVVAAVRDDDDSQQAIAESSDMIEGLNFRRVTTPMWAAEAIVLCKPRSGDPTHRVFLTYLDSPFYRSSIAVRDALRSDRELSLRFEETKVTRWRQGAGEPQKYADDKSVFFAHLIEHHGG
- the yaaA gene encoding peroxide stress protein YaaA; translated protein: MLIVLSPAKTLDYESQPKVPARTTPEWIAESEKLVELLKKKTPKQIQTLMGVSDNLAELNHGRYQDWQLPMPEAASRPAVLAFKGDVYLGLQADRLTEKQLQYAQDHLRILSGLYGVLRPLDAMLAYRLEMGTALKTRRGKDLYVFWGTRITQSINEQLAASHSRYLLNLASNEYFRSIQKKSVQAEIIAPVFKDQSNGKYRVISYFAKKARGTMASWVIRNKVKTPAKLVKFAEDGYRYDSESSTESAPVFLRG
- a CDS encoding class I SAM-dependent methyltransferase — protein: MPITEALFVSPVHGHAVQELNESIYDHPKYYDLVFGADCAAETKFILGCAAQYSSRPAKRFFEPACGTGRLLYSLARRGHDVDGLDLNPKAIEFCNARFERHGMPHRAFVADMSDFKLRKKADVAFNTINSFRHLSSEAAARGHFESMADAVRVGGLYLLGVHLTPTQAIPSEGESWSARRGHLTVNTHMWTNARDPKRRVERFGIRFDIHRPSGSVRIVDELVLRSYTMRQMKALIDHSGLWEIVETFDFGYDLSDPITVDATSEDVVYVLRRRRAPTTG
- a CDS encoding MDR/zinc-dependent alcohol dehydrogenase-like family protein, which gives rise to MRAITLESDGLHYQASHAEPTPAEGEVLVQVLQAGICETDLQLAQGYMGFRGILGHEFVGIAQAGTHAGRRVVGEINCNCRVCPTCQAGRPTHCPHRTVIGIDRHDGAFAQSVAIPEHNLHVVPEGVTDDQALFTEPLAAAFEILQQVAIESTDRIAILGDGRLGYLSAQVLSSVTDRITVFGKHGVKLLRFGHRGYEVVQIPSTDPVELPHHKFDVVVDCTGSTTGLPMAIHLVRPRGTVVLKTTVADRHELSLASIVIDEISVVGSRCGPFATALDALAGGQVDVDGLITDRYSLDQVNPAFASAVNPNSFKVVFEIGSASD
- a CDS encoding outer membrane protein assembly factor BamB family protein, with the protein product MTNESDSSESENIASVVEASPSDAPVATTRSSLRWWPAVVLLAAMFALRMVPWLMESPSLPVMMLAFMGPAGLGIALIFWWCFASRAPLREKAIGSAAVVLIAVVSIALLHFSLRGMFAIVLVIPTGLAAFAIGLVVWSGKPPLRVPIALALAMVTFGYWNLLQNEGTNGSFQPQLLWRWQPTAEQRYLEELAERQPSEPLISDSTPVSLASAPWPAFRGSDRSGVIRGVTLQSDWDSAPPTQIWKQRIGPGWSSFSVAANRLYTQEQRGDMEAVICLDADTGTMIWDFTYPSRFWEAIAGAGPRATPTIADEGIFALGADGILLRLDAVNGKEIWRRDLKQDADRKPPTWGFSASPLVTDSLVIVHAGGAGDKGLFAYDVESGEIVWSVPSGNHSYSSAQLATFDDRRGVLMLSNDGLQFVSVSDGQTIWQHEWKLENYRALQPLVVGPTVYFTTSTQEGTRRLTAARGDNGAWEIADDWTTRDMKSDYNDYVYYDGNLYGFDGGVFACVDGQTGKRHWKRGRYGNGQCLLLDDSGQLLIATERGEVVLVDASPEKLDETAKFQAIEGKTWNHPVLIGSRLYIRNAQEAACYQLAVVAGNAEEILATEDQ